The Vicia villosa cultivar HV-30 ecotype Madison, WI linkage group LG1, Vvil1.0, whole genome shotgun sequence genome includes a region encoding these proteins:
- the LOC131650414 gene encoding BTB/POZ domain-containing protein At5g03250-like, which produces MACMKLGSKSEIFYLYGQSWLCSTGLPSDVIIEIGEASFHLHKFPLISRSKELERFMKDLPSDNEKSVLELHDLPGGAKAFLLVARFCYGVKMELTPSNVVPLRCAAEYLQMTEDYGEGNLIIQTENFLNHIFGYWTDTLKALKTCEGVLPLAEELHITSRCIHSLVLKAADPTLAILPLSGPSSVQSPEDSEMWNGISTSLTSKETGEDWWFEDVSSLSLPLYKRFMQGGIARHMKPRRVSGSLVYYAKKNIPSLSSYQNGNSSKSNLSEADQRNLIEEIVELLPNEKGITPTKFLLKCLRTAMALYASSSCCASLEKRIGFQLDEADLEDLLIPNIGYSMETIHDIDCVQRMLDHFMIVDHDDVDSASNNDIVEEERRVVANCQRLNPMTKVADLMDSYLAEVAPDVNLKLPKFQSLAAVIPDCARTLDDGIYRAIDIFLKSHAWMTESEKEQICRLMNCQKLSLEASTHAAQNERLPLRVVVQVLFFEQLKLRTSVAGWFFASDTLENPTTNLSGNLALTRTDGNNITHNNPVVAFDHMKDRVSELEKECLSMKQDLEKMMKSKGSWNMLLKKLGCRLLPKTSLPKVSKPCRKSKIAPASVNELEENAVVVS; this is translated from the exons ATGGCTTGCATGAAACTGGGATCTAAGTCTGAAATATTTTACCTATATGGCCAAAGTTG GCTCTGCTCAACTGGACTTCCAAGTGATGTCATTATTGAAATTGGTGAGGCATCATTCCATCTCCACAAG TTTCCACTGATATCAAGAAGCAAAGAACTAGAACGTTTCATGAAAGATTTACCAAGCGACAACGAGAAATCGGTTTTGGAACTTCATGACCTACCAGGAGGAGCCAAAGCCTTTCTTCTTGTTGCTAGGTTCTGCTATGGTGTCAAAATGGAACTAACTCCATCCAATGTGGTTCCACTAAGATGTGCAGCTGAGTATCTACAAATGACTGAAGACTATGGAGAAGGAAACCTAATCATACAAACTGAAAATTTCCTTAACCACATTTTTGGTTATTGGACAGACACACTTAAAGCTCTCAAAACATGTGAAGGGGTTTTACCTTTAGCTGAAGAGCTTCACATAACATCAAGATGCATACATTCTCTTGTTTTGAAAGCTGCAGATCCAACTTTGGCTATTTTACCTCTTTCTGGTCCAAGTTCTGTTCAAAGTCCAGAGGATTCAGAAATGTGGAATGGAATATCCACAAGCCTAACATCAAAAGAAACCGGTGAAGATTGGTGGTTCGAAGATGTTTCTTCGCTTAGTTTACCTTTGTATAAGAGATTCATGCAAGGTGGTATTGCAAGACACATGAAACCGAGAAGAGTTTCGGGTTCACTTGTTTACTATGCGAAGAAAAACATACCTTCTTTGTCAAGTTATCAGAACGGAAACtcgtcaaaatcaaatctttctgAAGCTGATCAAAGGAATCTGATTGAAGAAATAGTTGAGTTGCTTCCGAATGAAAAGGGTATAACACCAACTAAGTTCTTGCTCAAGTGTTTGAGAACAGCTATGGCTTTATATGCTAGCTCTTCTTGCTGCGCGAGTTTGGAGAAAAGAATTGGTTTTCAGTTAGACGAAGCTGATCTTGAAGATCTTTTGATTCCAAATATTGGTTACTCAATGGAGACAATTCATGATATTGATTGTGTTcaaagaatgcttgatcatttcATGattgttgatcatgatgatgttgATTCTGCGTCGAATAATGATATTGTTGAAGAAGAGAGACGCGTAGTTGCAAACTGTCAACGTCTTAATCCAATGACAAAAGTTGCTGATTTGATGGATAGTTATTTAGCAGAAGTAGCACCTGATGTTAACTTGAAGTTGCCAAAGTTTCAGTCACTCGCTGCTGTTATTCCCGATTGTGCTAGGACTTTGGATGATGGCATTTATCGTGCAATCGATATATTCCTCAAG AGCCATGCATGGATGACAGAATCTGAGAAGGAACAAATCTGCAGGCTGATGAATTGTCAGAAACTCTCATTGGAAGCAAGCACACACGCAGCTCAAAATGAGAGGCTACCACTTCGCGTTGTTGTCCAGGTTTTGTTCTTCGAACAACTCAAGCTACGCACATCTGTTGCAGGTTGGTTCTTTGCTTCCGACACTCTTGAAAACCCAACAACAAACCTGAGTGGAAACCTTGCTCTAACGAGAACCGACGGAAACAACATTACACATAACAACCCTGTTGTAGCTTTTGATCACATGAAAGACAGAGTTTCTGAGCTTGAGAAAGAGTGTTTGAGCATGAAACAAGATTTGGAGAAAATGATGAAGTCTAAGGGAAGTTGGAACATGCTCTTAAAGAAATTGGGGTGTAGATTACTTCCTAAGACTTCTCTTCCTAAAGTTTCAAAGCCATGCAGGAAGTCCAAAATAGCACCAGCTTCAgtaaatgagttggaagagaatgCTGTGGTAGTTAGCTGA
- the LOC131650421 gene encoding uncharacterized protein LOC131650421, with protein MAKKTLSSAPSSSQNSHAHKTIPDPTPTPTPLSSQSHPPQTQPLPTSNPPRPNRSKKPTPVAAAAAAAAESSKRSQRVFFTPDDVLLILKSLSDFKSKTGKDPVKHFRDFHDSLKSALNIKATERKLREKIRVLKIKFEKQCETDEKSISFSSPFEEEVFELSKKFWGQDNHVEEEEKSPEKDNAAKILMKLEEPPKKENAAKKPSTSKKPVQEEPPKKAKNPSSSKKRPIQEELSSVVDSDKRGRLSLSEMFRFGAMCMDVNVLKRGMELVGESEREELETRWKKLKVQEAEVFLKRAELAVNQDL; from the exons ATGGCCAAGAAAACCCTCTCTTCTGCTCCATCTTCATCTCAAAACTCACATGCACACAAAACCATTCCAGATCCAACACCAACACCAACACCACTCTCTTCTCAATCTCACCCCCCACAAACCCAACCACTTCCCACTTCAAACCCTCCCCGCCCAAACCGTTCTAAAAAACCCACACCCGTCGCCGCCGCCGCTGCTGCCGCCGCCGAATCCTCCAAAAGGTCCCAGCGAGTCTTCTTCACTCCCGACGATGTGTTGCTCATTCTTAAATCCCTTTCGGATTTCAAATCCAAAACCGGAAAAGATCCGGTCAAACACTTCAGGGATTTTCACGACTCGTTGAAGAGTGCGCTCAACATCAAAGCTACAGAAAGGAAACTCAGAGAGAAGATTCGTGTGTTGAAGATCAAGTTCGAGAAGCAATGTGAAACCGACGAAAAATCTATCAGTTTTTCCAGTCCTTTCGAAGAGGAAGTTTTTGAACTTTCTAAGAAATTTTGGGGTCAAGATAAtcatgttgaagaagaagaaaaatcacCTGAGAAGGATAATGCTGCTAAGATACTGATGAAGCTGGAAGAACCACCCAAGAAGGAAAATGCTGCTAAGAAACCATCTACATCGAAGAAACCGGTCCAGGAAGAACCACCCAAGAAGGCTAAGAATCCATCATCATCGAAGAAGAGGCCGATCCAGGAAGAGCTATCATCGGTTGTTGACAGTGATAAAAGGGGTCGTCTTAGTTTGAGTGAAATGTTTCGTTTTGGTGCAATGTGTATGGATGTGAATGTGCTTAAGAGGGGAATGGAGTTGGTTGGGGAATCTGAGAGGGAAGAGTTGGAAACAAGGTGGAAGAAGTTGAAAGTTCAAGAGGCGGAAGTGTTTCTGAAGCGTGCGGAGTTGGCTGTTAATCAAG ATTTGTAG